The Deinococcus hopiensis KR-140 sequence GTTTTTCGGCTCGGCCATGAACAACTTCGGCGTGGAGCACTTTCTGCGCAATTTCGTGGACCTTGCGCCGCCGCCCGGCCCCGTGGCAACCAACCTCGGCGAGCGAACCCCCGACGCACCCTTCGCGGGCTTCATCTTCAAGCTCCAGGCCAACATGAGCCGGGCCCACCGGGACCGCACCGCCTATATGCGCGTGATGAGCGGGCACTTCGAGCGTGGCATGGACGTGACGCACACCCGCACAGGGCGTAAGCTGCGGCTCTCGCAGGCCCATACCCTCTTCGCGCAGGACCGCGAGAAGGTGGAGGAAGCGTACCCCGGCGACATCGTGGGCCTCGTCAACCCGGGCGTGTTTCAGATCGGCGACGTGGTGAGCGTGGACGGCAAGGTGCTGCTGCCGTCGTTCCCCCGCTTCACGCCGGAAACCTTCGCCACCATCTCGCTGAAGGACGTGGGCAAGCGCAAGGCGTTTATGAAGGGCCTGACGCAGCTCGCCGAGGAAGGCGTGGTGCAGGTCTTTTACCCCACAGACGGAGCGCGGGATCCCTACCTGGGCGCGGTAGGGCCGCTCCAGTTCGAGGTGTTCCAGGCGCGGCTCTCGGAAGAGTACGGGGTGGAGGTGGAGATGCACGTGACCAGCTACCAGCTTGTGCGCTGGCTGGCCGGTGATCCCAGCAACGTTGCCCGTTTTGCCCGCCACGTCGAGGACGATCAGGGCCGCCCGGTGATGCTGTTCAGAAGCAAGTACGACCTCGACTACACCGCCGAGCAGCACCCCGAGATCGAGTTTCTGCCGCTGCCGAAAGACCTGACGCGGGTGTAAGGGTGAACCTCAACCGCGTCCCGCCCGCCTTCTTCTCCATGCCCACCGTGAGCGCGGCGCTGCGCATTGCGCCGCGCAGCGTGAGCAACGTGGTCGTGAACCGCACGCCCCACGGCTATGTCGGTTCGTCCCAGGTCAAAGACGGTGGGCGCATCTACCGCCAGACCTTTCAACTCAGGCAAGACGGCATCTACCGGGGCGGAGAGTGCGGGTGTGGGCGCAAGCACTGTCCACACCTCGTGCGGGCGCTGCTCAGCCCCGGGCTGGAGTCGGCGCTGGAGCGCGAGGAGCTGCGCGGTGGGGAAGAGCCGGCGCCTCCGCCCGTTCCTGAAGCAGAGCTGGACAACCCCGCCCTGCCCCCGCTGGCCAGTCCGCTGCGGACGTGGCTGGCGCAGGTCACGCCCCTGGCCGGGGGAGGGGCCAGGGCCACAGAACGTCAGACGCTGCGCTTTGACCTCGAACTCGCGGTGCGGCCCCGCTCGTCCCGGGAAACGCTGACGTTGAAGGTGCGCCGCGCCAACCGCGAACGCGGAGGGTTGGAGCCGGGGAACGTCTTTCCCATCCCCCACGCCATGCGCTGGACGCACGGCGAGGGCGAGGGCCACCTGCCACGCTTTGCCCTCCCGGACCGCGAGGTGCTGCACCTCCTCGCCCTCGGCGGTGAGAGCGGCGCGATGGGCGGCGAGGAGGCGTGGTTTCTGGGCAACCATCCCCTCACCGATATGCTGCTGACGCGGCTGCTGGAGACGGGGCGGCTGTACTGGCGTGGATTGGGCGCGCCGGCGACGAAGGGTGAGGACCTTCCCGCCGAACTGGCCTGGCAGATGGACGTGGGCGGGGTGCAGCGCCCGGCCCTGCGGCTGCCGGAGAACGTGCGCGTGCTGCCCATCTCGCCGCGCTGGTACGTGAACGAGGCAACGGGAGGGATGGGCCACGTCACGTCACCCCTGCCCGCTGCGCTGGAGACGGCCTTCCTGAGCGTGCCCGCCGTACCCCCCGCCCAGGCCGCCAGCTTTGCCAAGGCCCTGCGCGAGAGTTTTCCCGGGCTGGATGTGCCCACCCCCGCGCCCATTCCAACCCGGCGGGAGGCATTGAAGTACCAGCCGGTCCTGACCCTGCGCGAGGAGACGGTGGAGGTCAGCCGCCGCCGAGGCGGGCGCTGGAGTACGGCGGAGGAGAAGGTGGGTGTGGCGCACCTGGCCCACCTGTATGGTGGCAAACCGCTGGAGATCGAACGTCAGAGCTACGAGGGCGGGGTGCTGCACCTCGCTGCCCGTGACGCCGCCGCCGAGAAAAAGGCGGCGGGGCAGGTCACGCGCACGGGCCTCAAGCGCTTGCCCAACCTGTACGCGCGGGGCGAGCAGGTGCGTCATCCGCAGTCGAGCGCCCTGTTCGCCTATGCGGATGAGGCGCTCTGGCAGACTTTCCTGACGTTGGACGCGCCGCGCCTGGAGGCCAAGGGCTTCCGCGTGGTGGTGGACCCCAGCTTTCCCTACCGCTTCGCCGAGGTGGACGACTGGTACGGCGAAACCGAGGAGCAGGGTGGCTGGTTTACCCTTGAACTTGGCGTGCTGGTGGGCGGTGAGCGCATCAGCCTCATCCCCATCCTGGTGTCGCTGATCGCCGAGCGCCCGGAACTCTTTACGCCCGAGGCGCTCGCCGCCCTGGGCGACTTCGACGTGATTCTGGCCCGGCTCCCCGACGGCCGCCGCCTGCCCCTGCCTGCCGGACGGGTCCGGGCCATTCTCTCCGTGCTCGTGGAGCTGCACCTGCGCGAGTTGCCCGCGGGACCGCTGCGCCTGCCCGTGCTGGACGCCGCCCGCCTCGCCGCGCTGGAAGAAGCCCTCCAGGCCCGCTGGCTGGGCGCAGACCGCCTGCTGGACCTCGGGCAACGCCTGCGCACTTTCCGGGGCATTCAGGAGGTGGAGCCGCCCGCTGGCCTCAAAGTCGAGCTGCGGCCCTACCAGCGCCAGGGGTTGTCGTGGCTCCAATTCCTGCGCGAGTACGCTCTGGGGGGAATACTGGCAGACGATATGGGCTTAGGCAAGACGCTGCAAACGCTTGCCCACCTCCAACTCGAGAAGGAGGCCGGACGCCTGGACCGTCCGGCCCTGGTGATCGCACCCACCAGCGTGCTCGGCAACTGGCGCGCCGAGGCGAAGCGTTTCGCTCCGGGCCTGAAGGTGCTGACCCTGCACGGCTCCGGGCGAAAGGCTGAGTTCGGGCGCATCCCAGAGCATGACGTCGTGCTCAGCACCTACCCGCTGCTGCCGAGGGACGTGGACACCCTGCGGGAGCACGAGTTTCATCTGCTTGTGCTGGATGAGGCGCAGAACATCAAGAACGCCAAGAGTGCGGCGGCCAAAGCGGCAGGCGCCCTTAAGGCCCGCCACCGCCTCGCGCTGACGGGCACACCGCTGGAAAACCACCTCGGGGAGCTGTGGTCGCAGTTCAACTTCCTGACGCCGGGCCTGCTGCACGACGAGAAGACCTTCCGCGAGCTCTACCGCACGCCCATCGAGAAACAGGGGGACCGCGCGCGGCAGGTGGCCCTCGCCGCCCGGGTCAAGCCCTTTATCCTGCGCCGCGAGAAGCGCGACGTGGCGACGGAGCTGCCCCCCAAGACCGAGATCCCGGTACGCGTCACCCTGGACGGCGATCAGCGCGACTTGTACGAGACGGTGCGCGTAACCATGCTGGAGCGGGTGCGCGAGGAACTTGACGCGCGGGGGCTGGCCCGGTCCTCCATCGCCATCCTCGACGCCCTCCTCAAACTGCGTCAAGCGGCGACAGATCCACGCCTCGTCAAGCTGGAAGCCGCCCGCAAGGTGGAGGGCAGCGCCAAGCTGGAGTGGTTGATGGCCAACCTCCCGCAGATGGTGGAGGAAGGCCGCCGCATCCTGATCTTCTCGCAGTTTGCCACCCTGCTCGGGATGCTGGAGGCGCCGCTGACGGAACTCGGCATTCCCTACGCCAAGCTGACCGGGCAGACGAAGGACCGCGCGGGTCCGATTGCCCGCTTTCAGGACGGTGAGGCCCACGTGTTTCTCATCAGCCTCAAGGCCGGGGGTGTGGGTCTGAACCTCACGGCCGCCGATACGGTCATCCACCTGGATCCCTGGTGGAACCCCGCCGCTGAGAACCAGGCCACTGACCGCGCCTACCGCATCGGGCAGGACAAGCCCGTCTTTGTCTACAAGTTGATTGCGGCGGGCAGCGTGGAGGAGCGCATCTTGGACCTGCAAGCACGTAAGGCCGCGCTGGCCCAGGGCGTGCTCGACGGCGGCCTGACGAGCGCCACGCAGCTCACCACTGGAGACCTCAACGTGCTGTTCGCTCCATTGGAGGAGGGGGCGGAGGAACGCGAAACGGTGTTCTCCTGATGCGGGCTCCTCACCTGATCGTCTTCGAAGTGATTCAATCCAGGCGAACTGGGAAAGCGCGCAGCCCCTGGGAAAAAGCGGGTTCCGCGCGTGGAGTCCGCAAGCCGGCGCTTTTCCGGGCCGAAAACGCGGCGGACCATATCCGTATGGGTCTAGTGCTTAACTCACCCTTCATCTTCATCCGCCCCGTCATGCTGGGGCCGTGCGCTTCCTCCTTCCGCTGCTCCTAACTGCACTGCTTGCCCAGGCCGCGGCGACGGCACCCAAAGCGTCGTCTGGGCCCACAGGCTATGTGCTCTCGGGCATGCCCCTGGTGCGGCAGACCTACAACGCCTGTGGTCCGGCGAGCCTCACCGAGGTGCTGGCGTATTTCGGCGTGGACATGGCGATGGAGGACGTGAGCCGCCTGACCCGTCCCACCGAGCGCTCGTACATGACGGCGCAGGCCATCGTGGACTTTGCGCCCCAGGTGGGTATGGAAGCTCGGCTCTTTCGCGGAGGCACGCTGAATACGGTCCGGGCAGCCATTCGCAACCGCCTGCCCCTGATCGCGCTGCAGTCGCACATCACCACCACCCAGGTCATTCCCCACTGGCGCGTTGTGGCGGGCTACGACGACGCCGCGCAGCAGGTTTACCTGATGGACCCGTTGCTGGGCTACGTGCGGATGGGCTACGCCGACTTTCTGCGCGTATGGGCCGATCACCAGGGCCAGTTCGCGGTGATGTATCCGCCCGACTGGCGCGGCACGGTGAAGAAGGTCATCGGGTAGGCGGCCAGCGGTCAGCCGTCAGCGAAACCAGATGGTCCGCCACCTCGCCACCGTGAGGGTGGACGTGTCCAGCTCGAGCGTGGCCCGTTGCCGCAGCAGGGGCTGGACGAATTTGACGTGCTCCAGAATTCGTGCCTGGTCCCCGGCACTCTTTACGGGTTGTTGGTGCGCGCGGCGAGTCGCTCCAATATCACGGGTACGGGAGCGCTGAGCAGCACCACTGCGTCCAGCAGGCCGTAAAACTGCCCTTGGTTGGTCTTGCAGCCGGACAGAACGAGGGACGCGGCGCGTGGGGCGGTGAGCAGTTGCCGGCTGCGGTCCTCGCGCCAGACCCAGTCGGGTGTGCTCCCGCCGGGGTGTGTGGCCCACGCACCCCACTCGTCGGTGTCGGTGCGATGGCCGTGAAGCCGCGCCGGGCCAGCTGCTCGGTGACGGAGGTCTTGCCGGTGCCGGACATGCCGGTGATGAGGCGTTTCATCAGCGGTCCCCCTCATCTGCCTGCGCAGGCACAAACAACCCCTGTCCCGTCCAGAACGTCATCCGAACGCCCCGGGGCGTCCATCCACGCCGCCGGGCGAGGTGACCGGAGAACAACGCGGGCGTAAGCACCACGCGCAGGCCCACCCCGGTCAGCAGTCCCGGGACCCACCGCCTTACCGCCGGAACACGCCGCCCTCCTGCATCACCTCGCCGTCCAGGCTGAGGCGTCCGCCGCGCCGCAAGTCGGTGATGAGGTCCCAGTGAATCGCGCTCGCGTTCACACCACCTGTCTCCGGGTACGAGCGGCCGAGCGCGAGGTGAACGGTGCCGCCGATCTTCTCGTCGAACAGGATGTTGCCGGTGGGCGCCTGAATGCCGGAATTGGTCCCAATGCCCAGCTCACCCAGCCGGCGAGCGCCGGGGTCGGTGGCAAGGGCGGCGCGCAAAACTTCTTCGCCTTCCTCGGCGCTCGCCTCCACCACCTCGCCTGTCCGGAAGACCAACCGCGCGCCGCGCACCATCTGCCCGGCGTAGCTCGCGGGGACGGTGAACGTGACAACGCCTTCGGCGCTGTGCTCAACCGGCCCAGTAAAGACCTCACCGCTGGGCATGTTGCGCCTGCCGTCGCTGTTGGCCCAGGTCCGTCCGCCCACGCGCAGGGTCAGGTCTGTGCCGGGGGCTTCGATCCGCACCACGTCCGCGCGGGTGAGGCGTTTGATCAGCTCCGCCTGCATCGTCCGCACCTCGCCCCAGGCAGCCACGGGATCTGGGCGGTCCAGAAACATCGCGCGCATCACAAACGCGCCGAACTCCGCTTCGGTCATCCCCGCCTGTGCGGCGGCGTGCGCGGTGGGAAAGAGGGTCAGGCTCCACTTCTTGCGGGCGCGCAGGGTGGCGAGGGGCGCGCGGGCGGCAGTCAGTCGTGCGCGGCGGGCGGCGTCCCCTCTGGGGTCCGGTTCGGGCGTCAGAATCCGCAGGCTGCCGTCCAACGCTTCCGCGTCCACGAGGTCTGCCGCATGCGTCTGGTCGAGCACCGCGCCGGAGGCGAGGGCGGCCCAGTCCTCGTCTTGCCCCGGATACTCCAGCCGCACCACGGGCCGCGCTCCTCGGCGCAGGAAGGCCCGCGTCACCTCGCGCACAAGGGGGAGGGCTCCCGTTCCTCCCGCCACGAGCAGGCGATCGCCCTCACCTGCCGAGAGGCAGTAATCGGCCAGCAGGGCCGCGTGGGGTACGGGATCGTAGGTCAGCGTCCCGGTGGGCACGCCTTCTGGGGTCGTCTGCATGCGCCCGAGCGTAGCACCCTATACAGCGGCTATCCTGCCCGGAGATGACGGCCTCCGCTTTCAAACCCGAACTCCCCAAGCTCGATCCGCACAACACCGCCGTGCTGACCATCTCCTGCCCGGACCGTAAGGGCATCGTGGCCGCCGTCTCGCAGTTTCTGCACAGCCATGGCGCGAACATCCTGCATTCGGACCAGCACTCCACGGACCCGTCGGGCGGCACGTTCTTTATGCGAATGGAGTTCCACCTCGATGGCCTGGACCTTGCCCGCGAGCCCTTCGAGCGGGCCTTCGCGTCGGTGGTGGCCGAGCCCTTCGGGATGAACTGGC is a genomic window containing:
- a CDS encoding peptide chain release factor 3 produces the protein MTIPTALPEEIARRRTFAIISHPDAGKTTITEKLLLYGGAIQEAGSVTAKEGRSHTKSDWMSIEQQRGISISSSALTFEYSGRHVNLLDTPGHQDFSEDTYRTLTAADSALMVLDAARGVQAQTEKLFAVCRNRQIPILTFVNKMDRPALDPFDLLSQVEGTLKITAVPLTWPIGDGPDFKGVYDLQTGQVLVFERTSGGKHRAPVQTAGLADPQLDALVGADLAAKLREDVELIQGAMPEFDAAAFLTGELTPVFFGSAMNNFGVEHFLRNFVDLAPPPGPVATNLGERTPDAPFAGFIFKLQANMSRAHRDRTAYMRVMSGHFERGMDVTHTRTGRKLRLSQAHTLFAQDREKVEEAYPGDIVGLVNPGVFQIGDVVSVDGKVLLPSFPRFTPETFATISLKDVGKRKAFMKGLTQLAEEGVVQVFYPTDGARDPYLGAVGPLQFEVFQARLSEEYGVEVEMHVTSYQLVRWLAGDPSNVARFARHVEDDQGRPVMLFRSKYDLDYTAEQHPEIEFLPLPKDLTRV
- a CDS encoding DEAD/DEAH box helicase, which gives rise to MNLNRVPPAFFSMPTVSAALRIAPRSVSNVVVNRTPHGYVGSSQVKDGGRIYRQTFQLRQDGIYRGGECGCGRKHCPHLVRALLSPGLESALEREELRGGEEPAPPPVPEAELDNPALPPLASPLRTWLAQVTPLAGGGARATERQTLRFDLELAVRPRSSRETLTLKVRRANRERGGLEPGNVFPIPHAMRWTHGEGEGHLPRFALPDREVLHLLALGGESGAMGGEEAWFLGNHPLTDMLLTRLLETGRLYWRGLGAPATKGEDLPAELAWQMDVGGVQRPALRLPENVRVLPISPRWYVNEATGGMGHVTSPLPAALETAFLSVPAVPPAQAASFAKALRESFPGLDVPTPAPIPTRREALKYQPVLTLREETVEVSRRRGGRWSTAEEKVGVAHLAHLYGGKPLEIERQSYEGGVLHLAARDAAAEKKAAGQVTRTGLKRLPNLYARGEQVRHPQSSALFAYADEALWQTFLTLDAPRLEAKGFRVVVDPSFPYRFAEVDDWYGETEEQGGWFTLELGVLVGGERISLIPILVSLIAERPELFTPEALAALGDFDVILARLPDGRRLPLPAGRVRAILSVLVELHLRELPAGPLRLPVLDAARLAALEEALQARWLGADRLLDLGQRLRTFRGIQEVEPPAGLKVELRPYQRQGLSWLQFLREYALGGILADDMGLGKTLQTLAHLQLEKEAGRLDRPALVIAPTSVLGNWRAEAKRFAPGLKVLTLHGSGRKAEFGRIPEHDVVLSTYPLLPRDVDTLREHEFHLLVLDEAQNIKNAKSAAAKAAGALKARHRLALTGTPLENHLGELWSQFNFLTPGLLHDEKTFRELYRTPIEKQGDRARQVALAARVKPFILRREKRDVATELPPKTEIPVRVTLDGDQRDLYETVRVTMLERVREELDARGLARSSIAILDALLKLRQAATDPRLVKLEAARKVEGSAKLEWLMANLPQMVEEGRRILIFSQFATLLGMLEAPLTELGIPYAKLTGQTKDRAGPIARFQDGEAHVFLISLKAGGVGLNLTAADTVIHLDPWWNPAAENQATDRAYRIGQDKPVFVYKLIAAGSVEERILDLQARKAALAQGVLDGGLTSATQLTTGDLNVLFAPLEEGAEERETVFS
- a CDS encoding C39 family peptidase, translated to MRFLLPLLLTALLAQAAATAPKASSGPTGYVLSGMPLVRQTYNACGPASLTEVLAYFGVDMAMEDVSRLTRPTERSYMTAQAIVDFAPQVGMEARLFRGGTLNTVRAAIRNRLPLIALQSHITTTQVIPHWRVVAGYDDAAQQVYLMDPLLGYVRMGYADFLRVWADHQGQFAVMYPPDWRGTVKKVIG
- a CDS encoding aminopeptidase, yielding MQTTPEGVPTGTLTYDPVPHAALLADYCLSAGEGDRLLVAGGTGALPLVREVTRAFLRRGARPVVRLEYPGQDEDWAALASGAVLDQTHAADLVDAEALDGSLRILTPEPDPRGDAARRARLTAARAPLATLRARKKWSLTLFPTAHAAAQAGMTEAEFGAFVMRAMFLDRPDPVAAWGEVRTMQAELIKRLTRADVVRIEAPGTDLTLRVGGRTWANSDGRRNMPSGEVFTGPVEHSAEGVVTFTVPASYAGQMVRGARLVFRTGEVVEASAEEGEEVLRAALATDPGARRLGELGIGTNSGIQAPTGNILFDEKIGGTVHLALGRSYPETGGVNASAIHWDLITDLRRGGRLSLDGEVMQEGGVFRR